In Thermodesulfitimonas autotrophica, the following proteins share a genomic window:
- a CDS encoding cell wall hydrolase: MKPRIALFVLVFIAVLWWPGSTAWVAAGELSHTVVPGDTLWGISCAYGVTVERLMEANDLDSPLIFPGQVLKIASGSQLPVSEEDLRLMARVINAEARGESFMGKVAVGAVIMNRLRHPAFPKTVRGVIFQCTNGIYEFTPVADGSINLEPDEEAYRAAELAVRGVDPTNGALFFYNPQTAQDRWIRTLPVTAAIGNHVFATSVITNV, translated from the coding sequence ATGAAACCGCGAATAGCACTTTTTGTACTTGTTTTCATTGCGGTCCTTTGGTGGCCGGGTAGCACGGCGTGGGTTGCGGCTGGGGAACTCTCCCACACGGTGGTTCCCGGGGATACCCTCTGGGGAATCAGCTGTGCTTACGGAGTCACGGTCGAAAGGCTTATGGAAGCGAACGATCTAGATAGCCCGCTTATTTTCCCCGGTCAGGTGCTTAAAATTGCGTCCGGTTCGCAATTGCCGGTAAGCGAGGAAGACCTGCGGCTTATGGCGCGGGTGATCAACGCGGAGGCCCGGGGAGAGAGCTTCATGGGCAAGGTAGCTGTAGGGGCGGTCATCATGAACCGTCTGCGCCACCCGGCTTTCCCAAAGACTGTCCGCGGGGTAATCTTCCAGTGCACCAACGGTATTTACGAGTTTACCCCGGTGGCCGACGGCTCAATCAATCTGGAACCGGATGAGGAAGCTTACAGAGCGGCAGAGCTTGCGGTCCGGGGCGTAGACCCGACCAACGGCGCGCTCTTCTTCTATAACCCGCAAACGGCGCAGGACCGTTGGATCCGCACCCTGCCGGTTACCGCTGCCATCGGCAACCACGTCTTCGCTACCAGCGTAATCACTAATGTCTAA
- a CDS encoding phosphotransacetylase family protein translates to MANLYFIGRMGSGKTAIALGLALELQEQGIRLGYFKPVGSPPGAVGVEDRDGLLMRETLKLNLEVRELVPLAFGAYYISTYKDAERCRQLVREAYAKASAGTDAVLIDGTAQPWAMAAFGLDAVSLAREFGAALLYVLRPANDRSLDDVAFIARCAREAQVPFAGVIFNNVPRVLLAKTEGIYREVLAARGIETLGIIPSRVELSAPTVAEFYEILGGDILTGEDKLDNIVEDVLVGAMTIESALGYFRRSANKAVVTGGDRADIALAALETDTSVLILTGGLYPDVKVVARAAEKGVPVILVHYDTYTTVERLAEVSRVVRPGDARAIALARESVTRYCDVAKLTGLIRG, encoded by the coding sequence ATGGCGAACCTCTATTTTATCGGCAGGATGGGTAGCGGCAAAACGGCAATTGCGCTAGGACTGGCCCTTGAGCTCCAGGAACAGGGAATACGGCTGGGCTACTTCAAACCTGTAGGAAGCCCTCCCGGTGCCGTCGGCGTGGAAGACCGGGACGGGCTGCTGATGCGGGAGACGCTTAAACTAAACTTAGAAGTGCGGGAACTTGTGCCGCTCGCCTTTGGGGCGTACTATATTTCCACCTACAAGGATGCTGAGCGCTGCCGGCAGCTTGTTAGGGAGGCGTACGCGAAGGCCAGCGCTGGAACCGATGCAGTTTTGATCGACGGCACGGCGCAGCCCTGGGCTATGGCGGCCTTCGGCCTCGATGCGGTGAGCCTGGCGCGGGAATTTGGCGCGGCGCTTCTCTATGTCCTGCGGCCTGCCAATGACCGGAGCCTTGACGACGTGGCCTTCATCGCGCGTTGCGCCCGGGAAGCGCAGGTGCCTTTTGCCGGCGTTATCTTCAACAACGTGCCCCGGGTACTGCTGGCGAAGACGGAAGGTATTTACCGGGAAGTACTTGCGGCCCGCGGTATTGAGACGCTCGGGATAATTCCGAGCCGGGTGGAACTCAGTGCGCCGACGGTGGCCGAGTTTTATGAAATCCTCGGCGGGGACATTCTCACCGGCGAAGATAAGTTAGACAATATCGTCGAGGATGTGCTGGTCGGCGCGATGACGATCGAGAGCGCGCTCGGTTACTTCCGTCGTTCGGCGAACAAGGCGGTGGTGACGGGGGGCGACCGGGCCGACATTGCACTGGCCGCGCTCGAGACCGACACTTCGGTGCTGATCCTTACGGGAGGGCTTTATCCGGACGTCAAGGTTGTAGCCCGGGCGGCGGAAAAAGGGGTGCCGGTGATTCTGGTCCATTACGATACCTACACAACGGTCGAGCGGCTGGCGGAGGTAAGCCGGGTGGTGCGTCCGGGTGATGCGCGGGCCATCGCCCTGGCCCGGGAAAGCGTTACCCGGTATTGTGACGTGGCGAAACTAACGGGGCTGATCCGCGGGTAG
- the tyrS gene encoding tyrosine--tRNA ligase, whose translation MKTLAEQMELIRRGTVEIILEEELEKKIERAIATGQPLKVKLGLDPTAPDIHLGHTVVLQKMRHFQELGHRAIIILGDFTARIGDPTGKIETRKQLSEEEVRANARTYEEQIFKILDPDKTEVVFNSSWLAPLTFAEVIKLAANYTVARMLEREDFSKRFKSGLPISIHEFFYPLMQGYDSVALAADVELGGTDQKFNLLMGRTLQVAYGQEPQVAITMPLLEGLDGVQKMSKSVGNYVGITESPGEMYGKLMSLPDTLIVRYLELVTPVPLAEVRAIAAGLENGTVHPRDAKMRLAREVVSQFHSPEAAAKAEAEFIRVFRERELPAEMPEFAVPKEMLENGRVPLPRLLVAAGLVPSTSEARRLIAQGGVRVNEERVGDPAARIAPEAGMVLSIGRRKFVRLKV comes from the coding sequence GTGAAGACCCTTGCTGAGCAGATGGAACTCATCCGCCGGGGAACAGTCGAGATCATCCTGGAAGAGGAACTCGAGAAAAAAATAGAGCGGGCCATTGCCACCGGCCAGCCGCTTAAGGTAAAACTTGGCCTTGACCCTACCGCCCCCGATATTCACCTCGGGCATACCGTTGTCCTGCAGAAAATGCGCCACTTCCAGGAACTTGGGCACCGGGCCATTATTATCCTCGGGGATTTTACAGCTCGGATCGGTGATCCGACCGGGAAAATAGAAACCCGCAAGCAACTGAGCGAAGAGGAAGTGCGGGCCAACGCCCGGACTTACGAAGAGCAGATTTTCAAGATTCTCGATCCGGACAAGACCGAGGTCGTTTTTAACAGCTCCTGGCTGGCACCGCTCACCTTTGCGGAGGTAATCAAGCTGGCTGCAAACTATACGGTGGCCCGGATGCTGGAACGCGAAGACTTCAGTAAGCGGTTCAAATCCGGGCTGCCGATCTCGATTCACGAATTTTTCTACCCGCTGATGCAGGGTTACGATTCAGTTGCCCTCGCGGCGGACGTGGAACTCGGCGGCACGGACCAGAAGTTCAACCTCCTAATGGGGCGAACGTTACAGGTGGCTTACGGCCAGGAGCCCCAGGTGGCCATTACGATGCCGCTGCTCGAAGGGCTCGACGGCGTACAGAAGATGTCCAAAAGCGTGGGGAATTACGTGGGGATAACGGAGTCGCCCGGGGAGATGTACGGTAAACTGATGTCCCTGCCCGATACACTGATCGTGCGTTACTTGGAATTGGTTACTCCCGTGCCGCTTGCAGAGGTAAGGGCAATCGCAGCCGGTTTGGAAAACGGCACTGTTCATCCGCGAGACGCAAAGATGCGGCTGGCGCGGGAAGTGGTGAGCCAGTTTCACTCGCCAGAGGCTGCGGCCAAAGCAGAGGCGGAATTCATCCGGGTTTTTCGGGAGCGGGAGTTACCGGCGGAAATGCCGGAGTTTGCGGTCCCCAAAGAGATGCTTGAAAACGGCCGGGTTCCCCTGCCGCGGCTTTTGGTGGCGGCCGGCCTTGTCCCAAGCACCAGCGAGGCCCGGCGTCTCATCGCCCAGGGGGGCGTGCGGGTCAACGAAGAGCGGGTTGGCGACCCTGCGGCGCGCATTGCACCGGAGGCCGGGATGGTTTTGAGCATCGGCCGGCGAAAGTTTGTCCGCCTGAAGGTTTGA
- a CDS encoding transglycosylase domain-containing protein, with product MASQNRKRKRLNPWRLALLILLLSFFTLTVSACGMVVYSLKDIPAFDPNQLEGSFSTLLYDKNGQIITEIGLQNRIPVKLSAIPLEVQNAFLAAEDVRFYEHIGVDPRAIARALYHNLRGGGIQEGGSTITQQLAKNCFLTPEQTLKRKIQEAILALEIERHYRKQEILELYLNHIYFGEGAYGIQAAAKTYFDKDVSELTLSEGALLAGLPKAPSLYSPIRNPEAAINRRNVVLDSMARYGFITAAEAQAAKAEPLNLKPGKATGKKYPHPYFVDYVTDELVEKYGVNQVFRGGLKVYTTLDPRIQEIAEQALADPKNFPPSHRDAAGQLEPQGAVVVIDPHTGQIRALVGGREYTHQRGLNRATDIHRQPGSAFKPIIAYAPAIEYLGYGPATVVDDVPVQFSGYQPKNYDGQYRGLIPLRTALTYSINIPAVKLLNSVGLQKAIDFASRFGFEFSPGNEGLSLALGGLHKGVTPLQMAQAYAAFANQGVYVTPTAITRVETRNGIVLDEFKPKMVRVMKPTTAYLITDMLRSAVEYGTGTRARLGSRPVAGKTGTTDDSKDIWFCGYTPELVAVVWIGHDIPREMPREYGGRYPAMIWHQIMSKALQGTPLQNFARPPGIVVATVDKKSGLLPGPLTPPNEQVTDLFAAGTVPTKVDDTRVLVEICAASGLLATENCPERITKVLIKCPYSVPPFVKDYAERVPTERCNLHGSTASQDTTGQPVYGEEPGIPVPPGNPEANTFPPFGQVTQ from the coding sequence GTGGCTTCTCAGAACCGGAAGCGGAAACGGCTTAACCCGTGGCGGCTTGCGCTGCTGATCCTGCTGCTTTCCTTTTTTACCTTAACGGTAAGCGCGTGCGGCATGGTGGTTTACAGTTTAAAAGATATCCCGGCCTTCGACCCCAACCAGTTAGAAGGCTCCTTCTCCACCCTTCTTTACGACAAAAACGGCCAGATTATTACCGAGATAGGCCTCCAGAACCGTATTCCCGTAAAACTCAGCGCCATCCCGCTCGAAGTTCAGAACGCCTTTCTTGCCGCGGAGGACGTCCGGTTTTACGAACATATCGGCGTCGACCCGCGGGCGATCGCCCGCGCCCTCTACCACAATCTCCGGGGCGGCGGCATCCAGGAAGGCGGTAGCACCATCACCCAGCAACTCGCTAAGAATTGCTTTTTGACGCCGGAACAGACGCTAAAACGCAAAATCCAGGAAGCAATCTTAGCGCTGGAAATCGAACGCCACTACCGGAAACAGGAGATCCTCGAGCTTTACCTGAACCACATCTACTTCGGCGAAGGGGCTTACGGTATCCAGGCGGCGGCAAAGACCTATTTCGATAAAGATGTAAGTGAGTTGACCCTGTCTGAAGGTGCCCTTTTAGCCGGGCTTCCGAAAGCCCCCTCCCTTTATTCGCCCATCCGGAACCCCGAGGCAGCCATCAACCGGCGGAACGTAGTTCTCGATAGCATGGCCCGTTACGGATTTATCACGGCGGCGGAGGCTCAGGCCGCAAAAGCTGAACCCTTGAATCTAAAGCCCGGCAAGGCTACAGGCAAAAAATACCCGCACCCCTACTTTGTCGATTACGTTACGGACGAATTAGTGGAAAAGTACGGCGTCAACCAAGTCTTCCGTGGCGGCCTTAAAGTTTATACCACCCTCGACCCCCGCATCCAGGAGATAGCCGAGCAGGCACTCGCAGACCCGAAAAACTTCCCGCCCTCACACCGCGATGCAGCAGGCCAGCTTGAACCGCAGGGAGCGGTTGTGGTAATCGACCCCCATACCGGCCAGATCAGAGCGCTGGTCGGCGGGCGAGAGTACACCCACCAGCGGGGTCTCAACCGCGCCACGGACATCCACCGCCAACCGGGATCCGCCTTCAAGCCCATCATCGCCTACGCACCGGCCATAGAGTACCTCGGCTACGGCCCGGCAACGGTCGTAGACGATGTGCCGGTTCAGTTTAGCGGCTACCAGCCCAAGAACTACGACGGCCAGTACCGGGGTCTTATCCCCTTGCGCACTGCGCTCACCTATTCGATAAACATCCCGGCGGTCAAACTGCTCAACAGCGTCGGCTTGCAAAAGGCGATCGATTTTGCGTCCCGGTTCGGGTTCGAATTTTCGCCAGGCAATGAGGGTTTGAGCCTCGCCCTGGGTGGACTTCATAAAGGGGTCACCCCCCTGCAGATGGCCCAGGCCTATGCTGCTTTCGCCAACCAAGGGGTTTACGTTACGCCTACAGCGATAACCAGAGTCGAGACGCGAAACGGTATCGTTCTCGATGAGTTTAAGCCCAAGATGGTCCGGGTGATGAAGCCGACTACTGCCTATCTCATAACCGATATGCTCCGTTCCGCGGTAGAGTACGGCACGGGCACGCGGGCGCGCCTTGGTTCCCGTCCTGTCGCCGGGAAAACCGGCACGACAGACGATAGCAAGGACATCTGGTTTTGCGGCTACACCCCGGAACTCGTAGCCGTTGTCTGGATCGGCCATGATATCCCGCGGGAAATGCCCCGGGAGTACGGCGGACGGTATCCCGCGATGATCTGGCACCAGATCATGAGCAAAGCGCTCCAGGGAACACCGCTCCAGAACTTCGCCCGCCCCCCAGGAATCGTGGTGGCAACGGTGGATAAAAAATCGGGGCTCCTGCCGGGGCCACTTACGCCTCCGAACGAACAGGTTACCGATCTCTTTGCTGCCGGCACCGTGCCCACAAAAGTTGACGATACCAGGGTACTAGTTGAAATTTGCGCTGCCTCCGGCCTCCTGGCGACTGAAAACTGCCCCGAACGGATAACCAAAGTCCTAATTAAGTGTCCGTACAGCGTTCCCCCGTTCGTCAAGGACTACGCCGAAAGAGTGCCAACGGAGCGCTGCAACCTCCACGGCAGCACAGCTTCGCAAGATACAACCGGCCAGCCGGTATACGGGGAGGAGCCGGGAATACCCGTTCCACCGGGAAACCCCGAGGCGAATACCTTCCCGCCGTTTGGCCAGGTAACCCAGTAA
- the acs gene encoding acetate--CoA ligase alpha subunit, producing MRALDVIFRPQSIAVVGASKNREKLGNVILRNIIGSGYRGVVFPVNPKETEIEGLKAYPAVSAIGQAVDLAVVVVPAERALDVTRDCGKAGVKGLVVISAGFKEVGKEGLAREKELVEICRAHDMLLLGPNCVGIMDTHTPLNASFAAGFPLRGEIAFISQSGAMLVAILDWSVKTGLGFSRFVSMGNKADLNEADFIADAVSDPNTKVILCYIEDVKDGEHFLRVADEATRYKPVIVLKSGTSQAGAQAASSHTGALAGSDLAYETAFKQTGIIRVRTMSELFDLAVVFTRQPVPRGRRVAVVTNAGGPGIVTTDSIEAGGLDMARFNRETIESLRGELPAEANVFNPVDVLGDARTERFRFAMEKVLSDENVDSAVVLLCPTAVAEPVETAEAILAVKEKYPQKPVLAVYMGGESLAPGAELLTERGIPCFTFPELAVRALGGLVNYGRIKERPAKEELPVYPDVNPEVVRRVFSRVREDRRRTLLGSEAMEVAAAYGIPVAPVKLARRAAEAVTHAAELGYPVVLKVASPDIIHKTDVGGVRVGLQTPEEIREAFWEIMERVHEHLPRALVYGVDVQKMYPKGTELIVGVTRDIQFGPLIAFGLGGIYVNLLKDVAFRLVWGMGEQQVEEMIKETKAYTLLRGYRGEKPRDIGALVNVISRVGRLVSDFPEIVEMDINPVFAYEQGAVALDVKITIG from the coding sequence TTGCGCGCGCTCGATGTCATCTTCCGTCCCCAGAGCATCGCTGTTGTTGGGGCTTCGAAGAACCGGGAGAAATTAGGCAACGTCATTTTACGGAACATTATCGGGAGCGGTTACAGGGGCGTTGTTTTCCCCGTTAACCCCAAGGAAACGGAGATAGAGGGACTTAAGGCTTACCCGGCGGTTTCGGCCATCGGACAGGCGGTTGATCTGGCGGTGGTGGTGGTTCCGGCAGAACGGGCCCTCGACGTGACCCGGGATTGTGGCAAGGCGGGGGTCAAGGGCTTGGTCGTGATTTCGGCGGGCTTCAAGGAGGTAGGGAAGGAGGGGTTAGCCCGGGAAAAGGAACTGGTTGAGATTTGCCGTGCCCACGATATGCTTCTTCTGGGGCCGAACTGCGTGGGGATCATGGATACGCATACCCCGCTTAACGCCTCCTTTGCGGCGGGCTTCCCTTTGCGGGGAGAGATCGCCTTTATTTCCCAGAGTGGGGCAATGCTGGTTGCCATTCTTGACTGGAGCGTGAAGACGGGCCTCGGCTTTTCGCGGTTTGTGAGCATGGGGAACAAGGCGGACCTGAACGAGGCTGATTTTATCGCGGATGCGGTCAGCGACCCGAATACAAAGGTTATCCTTTGCTACATCGAAGATGTGAAGGACGGCGAACATTTCTTGCGGGTGGCGGACGAGGCGACCAGGTACAAGCCGGTTATCGTCTTGAAGTCGGGGACGAGCCAGGCCGGAGCGCAGGCCGCTTCGTCCCATACCGGCGCCCTGGCGGGCTCGGACCTGGCATACGAGACGGCTTTCAAACAGACCGGCATCATCCGGGTCCGCACGATGAGCGAGCTTTTCGATCTGGCGGTTGTTTTCACCCGTCAGCCGGTGCCGCGCGGCCGCCGGGTAGCGGTGGTCACCAATGCAGGGGGGCCAGGCATCGTCACGACGGATAGTATAGAGGCGGGCGGACTGGATATGGCTCGTTTCAACAGGGAAACGATCGAGTCGTTGCGGGGGGAATTACCTGCGGAGGCGAACGTTTTCAACCCGGTGGATGTGCTCGGTGACGCACGGACGGAGCGTTTTCGCTTCGCTATGGAGAAGGTGCTGAGCGATGAGAATGTGGACAGCGCGGTGGTTCTGCTCTGCCCCACCGCGGTAGCGGAGCCGGTGGAGACGGCAGAGGCGATCCTGGCGGTGAAAGAAAAATACCCCCAAAAGCCGGTTCTGGCAGTCTATATGGGTGGTGAAAGCCTGGCGCCGGGGGCGGAACTCCTCACTGAAAGGGGTATCCCCTGCTTCACCTTTCCGGAGTTAGCGGTACGGGCTCTCGGGGGGCTAGTTAACTACGGCCGCATCAAGGAGCGCCCGGCAAAAGAGGAGTTACCTGTTTACCCGGACGTGAACCCGGAGGTTGTACGCCGGGTATTTAGCCGGGTTCGGGAGGACCGGCGCCGGACGCTGCTCGGCAGCGAGGCGATGGAGGTTGCGGCGGCTTACGGCATCCCGGTGGCACCGGTAAAGCTGGCGCGGCGGGCGGCCGAGGCGGTAACCCACGCAGCGGAGCTTGGCTACCCGGTGGTGCTGAAGGTGGCTTCGCCGGATATCATCCACAAGACCGACGTCGGTGGTGTGCGCGTCGGGCTCCAGACCCCGGAAGAAATCAGGGAAGCCTTCTGGGAGATAATGGAGCGGGTCCACGAACATTTACCGCGGGCGTTGGTTTATGGCGTTGATGTCCAGAAGATGTATCCCAAGGGAACCGAGCTGATTGTGGGTGTTACGCGGGACATCCAGTTTGGACCCCTGATTGCCTTTGGCCTCGGTGGTATTTACGTCAACCTTTTGAAAGATGTGGCCTTCCGCCTCGTTTGGGGTATGGGTGAGCAGCAGGTCGAGGAAATGATCAAGGAAACAAAGGCTTACACGCTCCTGCGCGGTTACCGGGGCGAGAAACCGCGCGATATTGGGGCGCTCGTTAACGTCATTAGTCGCGTGGGGCGCTTAGTGAGCGACTTTCCGGAGATCGTGGAGATGGATATCAACCCGGTTTTCGCTTACGAACAAGGGGCGGTGGCGCTGGACGTCAAGATCACAATTGGGTGA
- a CDS encoding DegV family protein, with translation MQELAIVTDSTADLPPALAQEMGITIVPLKVIFGREVYRDGVDLDRTTFYQRLHAGEVATTSQPSPGEFEAAYRHLLTRAKSIVSIHISRRLSGTVNAAETARSLLPEADITVVDSRLVAGALGLVVRTAARAAQEGKPPAEVLSLIDQLITAIKVYFSIESLEYLRRGGRIGGAQALLGTILKINPILTLADGVIQPFEKVWGQKAALRRLAEIATAAAGNRPLFCQVLTGDNQETAAALASLLSGLPPGSTVETAAIGTVVAAHTGPGVYGIVFCPKRALEPVP, from the coding sequence TTGCAGGAATTAGCCATCGTTACCGACAGTACCGCTGACCTGCCGCCAGCGCTGGCACAGGAAATGGGCATCACAATCGTTCCCCTGAAGGTGATCTTTGGCCGGGAAGTCTACCGGGACGGGGTAGATCTCGACCGCACCACCTTTTACCAGCGCCTGCACGCCGGTGAAGTGGCTACCACTTCGCAGCCCTCGCCGGGAGAATTCGAAGCCGCCTACCGGCATCTGCTCACGAGAGCGAAAAGCATCGTCTCGATTCACATTTCCCGCAGGCTAAGCGGCACTGTGAACGCCGCCGAAACCGCCCGCTCCTTGCTCCCCGAAGCCGATATTACCGTCGTTGACTCGCGGCTGGTAGCCGGCGCCCTTGGGCTCGTGGTGCGCACCGCCGCCCGGGCCGCCCAAGAAGGAAAGCCCCCCGCAGAGGTCCTCTCGCTCATCGATCAGCTGATAACGGCTATCAAGGTCTACTTTTCCATAGAGTCCCTTGAATATCTCCGCCGGGGCGGGCGGATCGGCGGCGCTCAGGCCCTGCTCGGGACCATCCTGAAGATAAACCCGATCCTCACCCTCGCGGACGGGGTCATCCAGCCCTTTGAAAAAGTCTGGGGACAGAAGGCGGCATTGCGGCGCCTGGCAGAAATCGCCACTGCGGCAGCCGGAAACCGGCCCCTCTTCTGTCAGGTCCTAACAGGCGATAATCAAGAAACAGCAGCAGCGCTCGCCAGCCTCCTATCCGGGCTCCCGCCGGGAAGCACGGTGGAAACCGCCGCCATCGGCACGGTGGTGGCCGCCCACACCGGCCCCGGCGTATACGGCATAGTATTCTGCCCCAAAAGAGCGCTCGAACCGGTGCCTTGA
- a CDS encoding DAK2 domain-containing protein produces MRADKIDGTILARLLKQALAWLQENREEINALNVFPVPDGDTGTNMCATLEAAVAAIGDPAPHAIDLVAAAAARGALIGARGNSGVILSQIIHGFAAALKGKETAGAEEIAAAIAAGADHAYQAVGNPVEGTILTVVRETAAGAQISAHRTRNLLRLLAFILRTANRSLAQTPEFLPSLKEAGVVDAGGRGFTAILEGALQATTGKSNSRKQTGPAADRVDGAAEPPALFPFGEKESINYTYCTEFLVKGPGLNSGALQEALSPYGDCLLVVGEGDLLRVHIHTDHPGIILEAGLKYGSLHNIRISNMRDQHREKIEPQASVAVVAVAAGAGFTALFTNLGAAVVPGGQTMNPSTGEIAAAVENLGARTVIILPNNPNILLAARQVQNLTRKEVLVVPTTTMPQGLVALLAFKLEAGGAENASRMTAAAERVVTAEITRAFKEARIEGKLVKKGDFIALCNDKLLAAGSDLGEVALAAIQKIAAGKEIVTLYYGQEVEAALAKSLAARQSALFPETEIEVQFGGQPYYHFLIAAE; encoded by the coding sequence TTGAGAGCTGACAAAATCGATGGCACCATCCTGGCCCGGCTCTTGAAGCAAGCTCTTGCCTGGCTCCAAGAGAATCGCGAAGAGATAAACGCGCTCAACGTTTTTCCCGTCCCCGACGGTGATACCGGCACCAACATGTGCGCTACCCTTGAAGCCGCTGTTGCCGCAATCGGCGACCCAGCACCGCACGCCATCGACCTGGTAGCCGCAGCCGCCGCCCGGGGCGCATTGATAGGGGCCCGGGGCAACTCCGGGGTGATCCTCTCCCAGATTATTCACGGTTTCGCCGCCGCGCTCAAGGGAAAGGAGACGGCCGGAGCTGAGGAAATTGCTGCCGCCATCGCTGCAGGCGCAGACCACGCCTACCAGGCAGTAGGCAACCCGGTCGAGGGAACAATCCTCACGGTGGTACGGGAGACCGCAGCCGGGGCGCAGATTTCGGCCCACCGCACCCGTAACCTTTTGCGCCTCCTCGCGTTCATCCTCAGAACCGCAAACCGGAGCCTGGCCCAGACACCCGAATTTCTCCCCTCCCTCAAGGAAGCCGGCGTGGTCGATGCCGGGGGGCGCGGCTTCACCGCCATCCTCGAAGGGGCCTTGCAGGCTACCACGGGAAAAAGTAATTCCCGCAAGCAGACCGGGCCGGCAGCTGACCGGGTGGACGGCGCGGCGGAACCACCGGCCCTCTTCCCCTTCGGGGAGAAAGAAAGCATCAATTACACCTACTGCACCGAATTCCTGGTCAAGGGGCCAGGGCTCAATAGCGGCGCCCTCCAGGAAGCTTTGAGCCCTTACGGCGACTGCCTGCTGGTTGTAGGCGAAGGCGACCTCCTCCGCGTTCACATCCATACCGACCATCCGGGAATCATCCTCGAAGCAGGCCTAAAATACGGGTCCCTGCACAACATTCGCATCAGCAACATGCGCGACCAGCACCGGGAGAAAATAGAGCCGCAGGCCAGTGTGGCCGTGGTGGCCGTGGCCGCAGGGGCAGGGTTTACAGCGCTCTTCACAAACTTAGGGGCAGCCGTTGTTCCCGGCGGGCAGACAATGAACCCGAGCACGGGGGAAATCGCTGCCGCGGTAGAAAATTTAGGGGCCCGGACCGTTATTATTCTCCCGAATAACCCCAACATTCTCCTGGCCGCACGGCAAGTGCAAAATCTCACCCGCAAGGAAGTGCTCGTGGTGCCCACAACCACGATGCCGCAGGGGCTCGTCGCCCTGCTCGCTTTCAAACTCGAAGCCGGTGGGGCCGAAAATGCTAGTAGAATGACCGCTGCCGCCGAAAGGGTCGTTACGGCGGAAATCACCCGCGCCTTTAAAGAGGCGCGGATAGAGGGAAAACTTGTTAAGAAAGGCGATTTCATCGCTCTTTGCAACGACAAACTGCTCGCTGCCGGAAGCGATCTTGGCGAAGTTGCGCTTGCGGCTATCCAGAAAATTGCTGCCGGAAAGGAAATCGTCACCCTTTATTACGGGCAGGAAGTGGAAGCCGCGCTGGCCAAATCCCTCGCCGCGCGCCAATCTGCGCTTTTCCCAGAAACGGAAATCGAAGTGCAGTTCGGAGGCCAGCCTTACTACCATTTCCTGATCGCTGCCGAGTAG
- the yunB gene encoding sporulation protein YunB, with product MFKRRRVRPLLWFLFFLGLCGGFFVFIEHNLFPTIMAIAEAKATQMSVAAVNDAVRSELLSRRIRYEDLIAVHKDQAGRVVLIQANAVKITEMASDVAVTVEKTLAQLPKEEFGIPLGQVLGSQILANYGPRIKVRIVPVGAVKVGMLEKFEAAGINQTRHRFFLHLDTSVRIVIPLQKKDVRVNTEIPLVENVIVGTVPSTYVSVPGLTEWLASK from the coding sequence TTGTTTAAGCGCCGGCGGGTGCGCCCTCTCCTGTGGTTCCTCTTCTTTCTCGGCTTATGTGGCGGGTTTTTCGTCTTTATCGAACACAATCTCTTCCCTACTATAATGGCTATCGCTGAGGCCAAAGCCACGCAGATGTCGGTGGCGGCAGTCAACGACGCCGTCCGGAGCGAACTCCTTAGTCGGAGGATCCGCTACGAGGACCTGATTGCGGTTCATAAAGACCAGGCGGGTCGGGTCGTCCTGATTCAGGCGAATGCAGTCAAAATTACAGAGATGGCCTCTGATGTGGCGGTAACGGTAGAGAAGACCCTGGCCCAATTGCCTAAAGAGGAATTCGGCATACCCCTGGGGCAGGTGCTGGGAAGCCAGATTCTAGCTAATTACGGGCCGCGCATCAAGGTGCGTATCGTTCCGGTGGGCGCCGTCAAAGTTGGGATGCTCGAAAAGTTCGAGGCGGCGGGGATTAACCAGACGCGGCACCGTTTTTTTCTCCATCTTGACACGAGCGTCCGGATTGTGATTCCGTTGCAGAAAAAAGATGTGCGGGTTAATACTGAGATCCCGCTGGTTGAGAACGTAATTGTAGGGACCGTACCGAGCACCTATGTTAGTGTTCCGGGATTAACGGAGTGGCTTGCGTCCAAATGA